The following is a genomic window from Pseudoalteromonas rubra.
GCTTTGCACCAGCATGATGGTGAGACGAAATAAGATGATCAATATTGCTGCAATTAAGCCGGCACCAATTCCCAGTAAGCAAAGCTGAATGGAAGTTTTGGGTTTCGCTAAGCGACGGCGTACATTATCGAACGACATACAATATTGGCCTGTTGAGAATCTGATTTGTTGCGAGTGCAGTTGTGCTGCCTGGCTGCCTGTACTAGCTCAATTTCTGAGGTGTTTCATAATGCCCGAACACTCGCCAGCGTCAGCGCCGTGGTGTTTGATTTCCGGGAAGACAGCAGAAGTAGCATAGTACACTTGGTGGATAAGTGTATCAAATAATCTAAGTCCTTGTAATTAAGTAAATCAGACGACTAGGTAACGCAGAGGAGGGAATATGGAGATCGTTGCTGGATGAGTGCCAGTCTATACTTGATTAAAATAGTCAGGTATTAGATAATTCCGCTATTAAATGTACAGGGGTCGAATACACATGTCTGATCAGATACCAATTAAATTTTCCGACGCGGCGGCCAGCCGTGTGAAAGAACTTATCTCAGAAGAAGAAAACCCTAACCTTAAGCTGCGAGTGTATGTGACCGGCGGTGGGTGCTCTGGGTTCCAGTACGGATTTACCTTTGACGAAAAAACCAATCCGGGTGACCTGGAAATTGAGAAAAACGGAGTGTCCATGGTGGTAGATCCAATGAGCATTCAGTATCTGGTCGATGGTGAGGTTGATTACACTGAAGGCCTGGAAGGTGCGCGCTTTTTTGTCAGCAACCCTAACGCAACCACCACCTGTGGTTGTGGTGCGAGCTTCAGCGTATAAAGCCGTCCCGATGTAGTATTTTTATTCTCAAAGGCCATGCACAAGCATGGCCTTTTTGTATCTAAAATTAGACCAAAAGCGACCATCTTTTTTCTGTACAGTTTGCTAAAGTACCTGTATATGACCAAAACACGGGTGTTTAAGTCAGCACGATGCTGGCTATCCCGGGTTGGTAAGGTGGATCATCAGAACAAAAAATCCCAGCACCAGAGTGGAAAAAGCGAGAATATAGATGAATCCGCGTTTGCCTTGTTTGAGTGGTACGCCATTTACACGTAAAAAGTAATACCAACCCAGACAGAGCAAAATGGGTAGCAAAAATATGAGCCGGATCATCAAAAATTCTCCCAAAATTTGTTACTTTATGACAGATTAGCGCTAAACCACTATTTTTTAAAGAAAAAATAAATTATTTCGTATACTGGTACAAGATATAAAATTTTTGTTAAAGTGTCACAGTAATCTTACCTCTCTATTTTAGGTAAGAAAGTTGCAAATTTAATTAGGTGTTAGAGAAAAGATCGTCTATACCTAATTTGGTACATAGGAACAGGGCAGGCAAATTGGGTGTTTTATGCCCAGCTTATGTGTCCTGTTATAAAACAAGCTGCCGGTCGAGACGGGCAAATTTCGTACGGCAGCATTAATTAATCATCGAGTAGGAGATGTTTTATTATGATGGGGAAAACGGTTTCTTCTGAGGAAAACAGTAAGTTGACTAAGTGGCTAAAATCAAAGCGTCACGAGAAAGGTCATACAATGCGCAGTCTGGCCCAGGTGTTAGGTACACCACATTCTTTCATTGGCAAAATTGAGAATCAGGAACGTCGTTTAGACGTGATTGAATTTCTGCGTTACTGTGAAGCGCTTGAAGTCGACCCATATGAAGGTCTGGCTCTGATCAAAGAAGAGCAGATGTAAGCCACTGGCGTTGCCAGTATGAGTGAAGGTGCAAGGAACTGCACCTCTATCCCTTTAGCATGGACCAGAAACGCCACGTTTTTTTCTTACCCTTGTTCTCCCTGATTGTGATAATTCCGTTCTATTTGATAGAGTTTATGACGGATTGCATACAAGAATATCAAAGAAGGCACGACCATCAGTGCTGTCAGCGCGAAGAATACCGCCCAGTTTCCCCCCAACCAGTCATCTATTACGACACCACTGTAACTGGAGAGCACGGTACGACCGAGACTACCGAGTGAGGCAAGCAGTGCATAATGGGTTGCGCTGAAAGCGCGATCACATAACATCGAAATGAAGGCCACCATGGCGACCAGCGACCAGGCCTGGGTAAACCCATCGATGACGATAGCGAGGGCATACAGGTGTTCCTTGGGACCTGCAACGGCTATCCAGGAAAACATCAGGTTAGATGCCGCCATGGCAACGCCACTGATAAACAGGCCTTTTACAATGCCGTATTTGTGGTTAAAGATGCTACCCAGAAACGCAAAAATAATCGTGATAAGACCGGTTCCCAGTTTTGAATACTGAGCTATCTGGCTGTTGCTAAAGCCAATCTCTTTGTAAAACACGATAGACATGCGTGCCAGAAAGGCCTCACCAATTTTGAACAGAAAAATAAAGGCCAACAGGGCCAGAGCCGTTTTGACGCCATTGCGGTTAAAGAAGCTGCGAAACGGCTCAACCAGGGTAACAGCCAGCCAGGCCAGAATGCGCTGCAGTCGATTGTGTTCCAGCCCGCCAAGCCGGGACTGATATTGCGCTTGTAGTTGTTGCTGTGTGTGCTCCCGGTGAGACTGAGGTTCACGGGCACTGAGTGTGACCACTAATAGCGCCAGCATAATGGCTGCCAGTAGTGTGTATATCTCGGGCCAGCTGACACCCGGTAAGTCTGCCGCAAAAAACGGTATGGCACCAAGCAGGGCGTAGCCACTCCACCATCCAGATGTGGCCATCGCGGCGGCAGCGGTGGATTTTTCACTTTCTTCTGGTGGCAGGATGTCAATCCGATAGGCGTCTATTGCAATATCATGGGTAGCAGCACTCAGGGCAATAATGAAACACAATAATGCAGCCAGATAAAGATCGGTTGTGAGGTCAACCTGACTTAAAGCCAGTGCTGACAGTGCAA
Proteins encoded in this region:
- a CDS encoding helix-turn-helix domain-containing protein, translating into MMGKTVSSEENSKLTKWLKSKRHEKGHTMRSLAQVLGTPHSFIGKIENQERRLDVIEFLRYCEALEVDPYEGLALIKEEQM
- the erpA gene encoding iron-sulfur cluster insertion protein ErpA gives rise to the protein MSDQIPIKFSDAAASRVKELISEEENPNLKLRVYVTGGGCSGFQYGFTFDEKTNPGDLEIEKNGVSMVVDPMSIQYLVDGEVDYTEGLEGARFFVSNPNATTTCGCGASFSV
- a CDS encoding AmpG family muropeptide MFS transporter; this translates as MIISSSLRDYASYYRDKRLLTVFAFGVSQGFPWVLIGSVMSAWLKDEGLSRSMIGLFGIVFSAYTINFLWSPLLDRVRLPLLTKWLGQRRSWIAAGQLIVALSALALSQVDLTTDLYLAALLCFIIALSAATHDIAIDAYRIDILPPEESEKSTAAAAMATSGWWSGYALLGAIPFFAADLPGVSWPEIYTLLAAIMLALLVVTLSAREPQSHREHTQQQLQAQYQSRLGGLEHNRLQRILAWLAVTLVEPFRSFFNRNGVKTALALLAFIFLFKIGEAFLARMSIVFYKEIGFSNSQIAQYSKLGTGLITIIFAFLGSIFNHKYGIVKGLFISGVAMAASNLMFSWIAVAGPKEHLYALAIVIDGFTQAWSLVAMVAFISMLCDRAFSATHYALLASLGSLGRTVLSSYSGVVIDDWLGGNWAVFFALTALMVVPSLIFLYAIRHKLYQIERNYHNQGEQG